From the Clostridium putrefaciens genome, one window contains:
- a CDS encoding N-acetylmuramoyl-L-alanine amidase: MNCTPSSSTSLYDSLSQRTNAANNNVADFFISIHHNVTLGGHGWL; encoded by the coding sequence ATTAACTGTACACCAAGTAGTTCTACAAGTTTATATGATTCTTTAAGCCAAAGGACAAATGCAGCAAATAATAATGTTGCTGATTTCTTTATATCTATCCATCATAATGTAACCTTAGGAGGACATGGATGGCTATGA
- a CDS encoding LysM peptidoglycan-binding domain-containing protein, whose protein sequence is MWAISKRYGVTLKDIVSLNDIPNVNLIIPGQKIGVK, encoded by the coding sequence TTGTGGGCTATATCAAAAAGATATGGAGTAACATTAAAGGATATTGTTAGTTTGAATGATATTCCCAATGTGAATTTAATAATACCAGGACAAAAAATAGGGGTAAAATAA